From Zingiber officinale cultivar Zhangliang chromosome 5B, Zo_v1.1, whole genome shotgun sequence, the proteins below share one genomic window:
- the LOC121986815 gene encoding short-chain dehydrogenase ptmH-like translates to MDKIVVLVTGSGKGGIGYEYCKAFAALGCHVFASDIPSRLPDLAGFPVGSVEPLELDVSSDASVAAATSRVLSACGRVDVLVNNAGIGATGPLVELSLESVRRAWEVNALGQLRLVQAVAPIMVAQRSGRIVNVGSVTAAAATPWAGAYCASKAAVHAMTDTLRMELRPFGVHVIKVVPGAVLSGLGRANAERLAEERARWRIYAGFQEAIAERAAASQGAAATNTAVFARHVAARVLRPRPPREIVFGHMAGLFTVLAYSPLWLRDWYLAKRFGLNKKV, encoded by the coding sequence ATGGATAAAATAGTAGTGCTCGTCACAGGCAGCGGAAAGGGCGGAATTGGATACGAGTATTGCAAGGCTTTCGCCGCCCTTGGCTGTCATGTGTTCGCCTCTGACATCCCCAGCCGCCTTCCTGACCTCGCTGGCTTTCCGGTCGGCTCTGTCGAGCCACTCGAGCTCGATGTCTCCTCCGACGCCAGCGTCGCTGCCGCCACGTCCCGCGTCCTCTCCGCCTGCGGACGCGTCGACGTCCTCGTCAACAACGCCGGCATCGGCGCCACAGGGCCGCTGGTGGAGCTCAGCCTCGAGTCGGTCCGGCGCGCGTGGGAGGTGAACGCGCTGGGTCAGCTCCGGTTGGTGCAGGCGGTGGCACCCATCATGGTGGCGCAGCGGAGCGGGCGGATCGTGAACGTGGGGAGCGTGACTGCGGCCGCCGCCACGCCGTGGGCGGGGGCGTACTGCGCGTCCAAAGCGGCGGTCCACGCGATGACGGACACACTCCGGATGGAGCTCCGCCCCTTCGGGGTGCACGTGATCAAGGTGGTGCCCGGGGCGGTGCTGTCGGGGCTGGGCAGGGCCAACGCGGAGCGTCTAGCGGAGGAGCGCGCGCGGTGGCGGATCTACGCGGGGTTCCAGGAGGCGATCGCGGAGAGGGCCGCCGCGTCGCAGGGGGCGGCCGCCACCAACACGGCCGTGTTCGCGCGGCACGTGGCGGCCCGGGTGCTGCGTCCTCGGCCTCCGAGGGAGATCGTCTTCGGCCACATGGCCGGCCTGTTTACCGTGCTCGCTTACTCGCCGCTTTGGCTCCGCGACTGGTACCTCGCCAAACGATTCGGGTTGAACAAGAAAGTGTGA